The Deltaproteobacteria bacterium genome includes a region encoding these proteins:
- a CDS encoding DUF3108 domain-containing protein, which produces MQLQIKNILFFVFFFAFMQFNVSYAGDCKYLPDFEAYYKFKFRNGITVATGILKGKKYGKQYKMDFQGKTTKIISLFYKAEGHTYGNVDINTLQPLNCVYIRKLPHKSKIVYIKYVDKNKAIVNTTKIKASKIKKEDETVTWKKSIFSPMSLYVFFMHTGFQLNKRYSKYVVISDNVHKVEIISFKAGGKTRIETKMSRMKNGKVDASKKVEEVHAWINDLKIPVKMEYKFGMGTIECNLKKLIMETKDE; this is translated from the coding sequence ATGCAGCTACAAATAAAAAATATTTTGTTTTTTGTGTTTTTCTTTGCATTTATGCAGTTTAATGTATCTTATGCAGGAGATTGTAAGTATTTACCAGATTTTGAAGCTTATTATAAATTCAAGTTCCGTAATGGAATAACAGTTGCAACTGGTATTCTTAAAGGAAAGAAATATGGAAAGCAATACAAAATGGATTTTCAGGGTAAAACTACTAAAATTATAAGTCTTTTTTATAAAGCAGAAGGGCATACCTACGGCAATGTAGATATAAACACACTGCAGCCGTTGAACTGTGTCTATATAAGAAAACTGCCTCACAAATCAAAGATTGTATATATAAAATATGTTGATAAAAATAAAGCAATAGTTAACACAACCAAGATTAAAGCCTCCAAAATTAAAAAAGAAGATGAAACGGTAACCTGGAAAAAATCTATATTTTCCCCTATGTCTTTGTATGTCTTTTTTATGCATACTGGCTTTCAACTCAATAAAAGATACAGCAAGTATGTCGTCATTAGCGACAATGTTCATAAAGTTGAAATAATATCTTTTAAAGCTGGAGGAAAAACAAGGATAGAAACGAAAATGTCCAGAATGAAAAACGGTAAAGTAGACGCAAGTAAAAAGGTGGAAGAGGTTCACGCCTGGATAAATGATTTGAAAATACCAGTTAAAATGGAATACAAGTTTGGAATGGGAACTATAGAATGCAATCTAAAAAAACTTATTATGGAAACTAAAGATGAATAG